The sequence below is a genomic window from Acropora palmata chromosome 5, jaAcrPala1.3, whole genome shotgun sequence.
TCAACAGGAGCAATCATTACCTGGTTCCACATTAGTGCCTACGGGAGCAAATGATCAGCTTGATTGCACGCTTCCAATTGGTGTAACCCAAGGAATAGGAGTCCCACAACAGCAAGAAATGAGTCTTCCTCTAAACTTACCGAACTCAGACCTTTCGGTAAGTTCTGATATAGTGATAGGCATTTAACAAAGGTACTCTTACATTCATCCATTACTCCATTTAACCTAAATAAAAAATGGACTCTGTCAATGTTTTCAGGTTTTACCCGATCCTCAGAAACAAGCTGACCAACTCGTACTGCAAATAGAAAAAGACGTAGAAGCTGCTTTGGATAATGTAACTACTTTTGAATCTTTTCCTGACATTTCTATATAATCTGCTTGCGAAACAAGTCACCCATTATATTATCTGTTTCGTGTTCAGTCGGTAGGTAAGTATCTCGGACCCAAAATCCAGGAGTCCATATGTCAGTATCTACCATAGGTATGGTTctttataattaacaatttttcacTGAGAtggaggtgaataattgttgtaGTACTTCCgtttaagttgaaaaaatagcaCTAAAAACTACTTTATCTGTGACAATTTACTGCAAAATGGTCGACTCTTCGCGTTTCGTGCTCCGGTTGATGCTCGGACGAGTGAACATAATTGTATAATGACCaccgagctagccaatcaaCGCACGCCAAAAGCACtgttcacttgtgtggtatatactaatggtaaataattatttgttctATCTCTACAAACAGAATTCAGTTCCTCCTATTCCGGGAGCCACCGGTGGATTCTCATTTCCTGGGACTGGCGGACAGCTACCAGGAATTTCACGAATTCCAGCTGGAATCCAACCCCCGGAAATAACAGGGATACCAACCGGAATTAAATCTCCAGACGGACTTCTTCCGGTGATAACAGAGATAACAACAGGGATTAAATCTCCAGACGGAGAATTAGATGTATTGAAATCTGCAGAAGGACTTCCAGGAATACCAGGGAAACCAACTGGAATAACGTTAAATATTCCTTCTTCCCAAGAATTTGCGAAAGCATCGACGGATGCTGCGTCTTTGCAAAGTCTACCAGGAATGAAAGAGGGAATTCGAATTCCAGGGTCTCGTTTTCCTAGATCAGTTGATGGAGGAATTAATGAAGCAATGATTTCTGGTTCGGGAGTTAGAGTTGTTGCAGCGATGGTCGCTGGCACCGGAGCCATATCCCCCACAGATGAACATCAACAGGAGCAATCATTACCTGGTTCCACATTAGTGCCGACGGGAGCAAATTATCAGCTTGATTGCACGCTTCCAATTGGTAAAACACAAGGAATAGGAGTCACACAACAGCAAGAAACGAGTCTTCCTCTAAACTTACCGAACTCAGACCTTTCGGTAAGTTCTGATATCGTGATAGGCATTTAACAAAGGCACTCTTACATTCATCCATTACTCCATTTAacctaaacaaaaaaattaactctGTCAATGTTTTCAGGTTTTACCCGATCCTCAGAAACAAGCTGACCAACTTGTACAGCAAATAGAAAAAGACGTAGAAGCTGCTTTGCATAATGTAACTActttttaccttttcttttaaattttttcctgACATTTCTCTATAATCTGCTTGGGAAACAAGTCACTTACTATATTATCTGTTTCGTGTCGAGTCGGTAGGTAAGTATCTGGGACCCAAAGTCCAGGAGACCATGTCGTCAGTGTCTACCCTGGGTATGGCTCTGTATAATGGATGGAAAATGACTCTTGTGGTCCTTGCTGGCCTGCCAGTTATTGCATTAGCCAATCGCATTCAACAAAATGAAGCTGATGCTACAGTGGAACCAGAAGGAATAGAAGCAGTATGTGTTTTGTTTCTGACTTAACACTTCGtcggtttgaaaaaaaaaaaaaaaaattggtatgACCCAATCATGTGAATTTACGTAGTATTTTGTCTCTTTGTTTCCTGTAGCTGATGAAAACAAGCTTCAAGAAGATGGAGACTATTTCCTCCCTTGGgttggaaaataaatttacGAAACAGTATAAGGATGCCATCTTCGAAAAATACAAGTAACTAAATTGTGGTCTTAAGTTGTTTCACTCGATAAAGATGGTAAATCTTATTGAAGAAATCTAtgtgtctttgttttttcttccagGCATGCCCTTAAAAAGGCCTTGGCTAGTGGCTTTGCTTTTGCTCTGGGTCAAGCtatggttttctttatttatgcaGGTGCACTAAGATTCGGCTGTTACCTCATATCCATAAACGACATGACACCAATTCAGGTGCTGGGGTAAGGAGATGATTCAACACATGGGCGcacggagatatggaatttctcttcgcttgttcaactcgatatctcaagAGTGAACGCAGATATCGAGTTAAAAACGCGAAGAGAGATTCCACATCTCCAAGCAACCTTGTATTATTTTGGTTAGTATCTAAACATCTTACTATGAGGAAGCCGACTTAATTCACGTTTTAAAGAGAGATCgcgttgccattcattcatggcgctgAATCGAAGCTAGTGACCTGTctgcagctgattggctatctgaaacacacatgaaaaattatcgtaatttttcacgtgtgttatttattaaaaacttgCCCTGTATTTAACAATccttttgagtttttcaatcATAGGATTAGTGGAAATATATTATTTCACCAACTAATGTCAATATGGACTTAATATGTgcttgctttgattttctccaGTGTCTTAATGACGGTTTTGTTTGGTTCGTCTGCTACGTCCAGCACTCGTGCTCCTACGCGAGCGTCTGAAGACAACGATGACTCATTGAACAGACTATTCAATGACACAGTCACGGACGTCGAGGACCTCGCTGGCGATAAGATGGTGATTGCTGACAGTTGCCTTTTATGTgtcacaaagaaaaaaaacaattttaatttattcccTGTGCTACCTTGTTATTCCCAAAAAGTCTAAAGtgtattaattaattagtGGTTTATGCTCTTTTGGAAAGTTTTTTGGCTTCTTATTTTTGAAtgcttaaatttattttaattgaattCCTTCCAAGGAAGAGGTGAAgggaaatttaaattttgaacaCGTGGAATTGCCTCACCCTCTCCATAAGGGTCCGCCCTTGATGAGTCAGCTAAACATAAAGGTCAGCGGAGGACAAACCTTAGCCATTGTTCCTTTGGATGAAGGGACGTTAAATCCATTTGAACTTCTGGTGGAGCGATTTTATGATCCTGCCAAAGGAGGCCTGGTACGAAGTGACTTTATCAAAAATTTTTATTCTCCTACTTTTTGCCTTTATTTGGATCCAAATGCTTACACCTGAAGTTATTCAGTTTTTAGACGGAACTAACCTGCAAAGTCTGGACCTTTCTTGGCTTCGATCCCAGATTGCTGTAGTTTCCCATCGCTGTTTTATGCCGCATTACAGTATTGCTGATAACATCGCTTATGGGAACGACAATAGAGCGTGGGCACTAACAAGGCGTGAAATTGAAGACGCTGCGTATTCTGCCCATGCGCACGAATTTATCTTGGAACTTAGTAAAGTAAGTCATTAAAAGACAGAATAATAGGGAATGACTGCTCATCTGAGTGATGATTACAGAAATCTTGTGATCCTATCTTTAGATAAATTAGTCAAGTTTTGAGAGTTGCACAGAAGGTCTCACTTGCGTTATGTCAAATTTGACGTTTAAAAGGTGAATTACAGCTTACAAGAGGAGGCTGTGACACACTGCTTCACATCAACTTCTTTTATTTCTCAAGGGTTACGATACAGTTTGTGAAGAAGACGAGGTTGTGATCTCCGAAAGTCAGAAGCTACGGATTGTAATAGCACGAGCTATTATCAGAGGATCACCGATTGTTGTGCTTGAGGAGCTCCTGCAGGAAGAAGAGGTGAGAGCACAGGTCTCTTAAACGCATCTGTTAACGATGAGGGAACACAGACAGAcccatcctcggagacccaggggcagtTAGTCGGGTCGATAAAATCTCCGTGGTGAAAGTTTACTGTAAGATCGAGACGAGCCCGTGGGCACTTACTCTTACCGAACCAGTTCCAGAAGCGTTTGAATTGCCCGCTTCTGATTGGcctcaaaaaatatttttgtggcCAATCAGCGAAGATGAGCAGCCTGGTGACTCTGATGTTTTCTTACACGACGTAGTTTTCCTCATCGATCGTCATAGTTGCGTAGCTCGTTCAACGGGGAAAGTTTCTCCAGGAAAGTTTCAGAACTAATGTTGACGAAACCGGAAAAATTACAAGCTTTAACACGGCTACAAGAAACAAACGCTCTACGATGACTTTTTACGGCGAATCTGTCGAAGTTATCGTAAATTTTGATACGCGATGCGCGACTTTCACTTTCAACACCTTCATACTCATCACCTCGTTGTATATAGTATACAACGCCAAGCTCGCATTTTTAAATAGATCTCTGTGTTCGTTGCACGACTTCTTAACCTTTCTAAAGCGTGAAAATTTTCGTTGCACGGGCCACGCAACTACGTCAATTGATCGATGTGATGAGTATGAAGGTGTAGAAAGTGAAAGTCGCCACTAAAGATTGgccacaaaaatattttttgtggcCAATCAGAAGCGGGCAATTCAAACGCTTCTGGAACTGGTTCGGTAAGAGTAAGTGCCCAGGGGCTCTTCTCGATCTTACAGTCAACTTTCACCACGGACATTTTATCGACCCGGCTAactgcccctgggtctccgaggatgagACAGACCAAGCTAGGAGATAAAGTGGGCTGTCGTTTGGCGCATTGACTTCTACCTGAAGAAGCAATTCGGCGACTTTCGGACCCGACCTTTTACACCAAAGTCAACAAAGACCTAACTTTCGCCACGATTCAATAACTCATAACCAAACAAGAACAACCCATCACCGCCCAAACTCTCATTATTATTGCTCCTAGGACctcatgcatttatttcaaacctaaaattcacaaacctAACAATCCAGGTCGTCTAATTGTTTCGGCATGCAGTTGCCCGACTGAATTTATCTCGAGCTATTTAGACAAAGTCATTACACCCATAGTCAAATCACTACCTTCatatatcaaagacagcaaccatgcacttgaaatttttcgtaCTTTCAATTTTGACCTCAATGACTTCAAcgacaaatgcgaggaaatgtgccagtttttcaaaaaattgacCGAGAAACGGCGCTACAAACGTCACAAGACGAAGAAACCAACAGAATGCCACTCATtccaataatttattcacaaactCATatcaccatatttccaccaatggcaaagctcctctacagtCTCATAAAAACCTAcgacaccccacaattcctctattcgctctgacgaggggataacgctcgaaacgtcagctttttaaatctttcacggtggtaattcaacctttattaactcgtttgataaaactcAATTTTGTATCAGACAAGTTAATAACGTTCAAACTACTACAGTAAAAATATTTCGAAGCTGACCTTACCGTAGTCAGAGCGAAGCGATGCGGCACCAACATTTCGTTAGGAACTACACCTTTCATTCGCTTTAATATCGAGTCTTCCGCGTTTGTCACTGCACCTGCCAGTCAGCTAGTCCATTGTCACTACTGTTCAAACAGGAAACCGATTCTGCAGCCCGGCTACAAAAAGTAACTCAATTTCTGTATCTTTCTTCCGCAGGCTGTAAACGAGGCAACGTCAATTATCTGCAGAAACAAAACTTGTCTTATATTCACGCGACGTCAACAAACAGTTGAAGCCGCTGATCAGATTGTTCTTTTGTACCGTGGGCGCATCCTTGAGCAAGGAACTCCTCAGGAACTTCGAGGACTAGGACGGCTGTATCACTTACTGACATACTTAGAAACTGGGGACTAATGGAGTATATTTTCATTCTTCTATCTAATATACAGAGGAGGAGTACTTACATAAGTTGTCTCTCAATTTATCGAGTTGATGATTTCTTGCATATTTTTCTATTGATTGGTCTCTTTCGAAATGCTTATaaatttgcaacatttttcTCAATATAAAGGCAAGCTAATcttgcaaatgttttcttaaaattcaCGTGATCTCGCTGATTTTCGTTCTTGCTAAAGTTCTTCGTGCCTCGTTCCAGTGTTTTTGTCATCATGACTTTGAGGTGCTGGTTTCTTGGGTCGCAAAGCAGGGACCAGGTTGCTTTTGGGCATTTCAACTTTCAGGCAGTCtgtaaaaagcaaaaaagtcATTCAGAAATAAATTTCTGGCCGGAAAAATCACGATTCTTGATATGGCTGATGACGTATGTTGCAGCCAACAGAGATTTCgtaaatcaagtaagctatgatcattgcaGAGATTTCGTAACTTTCCCGAAAACCGTAACTTTCCCGAAATCTTGCGACTCGTCCCCCAGGTCGAGGGAGAGGACAATGAGAATTGACTGCTGACAAATCGCTTTTCTAGTTTAACTGCGTGTTCGTGAAGAATCACGCCACATACTATCCCATGACATTGACTTTTAGGAAAAGCTGACACAGAACTATTTTTAAGAATGGAGCAAAGCAAACCTTGATTGTCGTCTCTTAACACTCTCTTGGCGCAAAGCCACTTGGTTAGGTCACGTGATTGTGCTTTCATGAACCAATGAATAAGAGAAGGCTGTGTTTGCACCAGCATATCGTGACACTGAAAGGAAGGCGTTATATTCCAGGTTATTATTATACAGTTAACAGAGGATCCCTTGTGTTGTCATTCAAACAGGCTTAATCCAGGACCATTATAGCGCATTCAATGCAATTAATCGTACGTACTGAAGCTCATGTTAGATGACGTCATTTCGTACCGTTCTGTGTTTCATAAAAGTGTTCTATGCTTCATATTAACCGTAAACTGGTGCATTTTCTCTTCCTTAACCTGGTCTATTATTTGAtccatttcaattttatttcggctactttttattatttttatgcgGTCAACAAGCACGAGTGATGCGCTCGTTGGGGATTTCTACTCGAGGCTTGCCCCAACAAATTCAGCTGCCATTGCTAAACAGATACTCCAAATAAAAAGAACACGTTAGTTAGCTTCATGTTGTAACCCAATTTACgactcaaaaataaaaattaaagctCTTGTCCACTGCTGAAAGTGCTCGGTTGGAAACGATCACAACTAACCCACCTTTTGTTTCAGTCTTCGTATTTCTCCCGTTGGGTCATCGATGTCTTCTTCTGGAGTCGCAAACATCCACTTCTGGATGCGAGAATTCTTCGTTAGTTCCTCTATCTGTTGCCGGTAGCGGCTTTTAACTATATGCATTGTAAAAACGTGATATTATGTTAAGTATAACAAACAGTGAAGTGCAGGAAA
It includes:
- the LOC141882381 gene encoding ATP-dependent translocase ABCB1-like, yielding MSSVSTLGMALYNGWKMTLVVLAGLPVIALANRIQQNEADATVEPEGIEALMKTSFKKMETISSLGLENKFTKQYKDAIFEKYKHALKKALASGFAFALGQAMVFFIYAGALRFGCYLISINDMTPIQVLGVLMTVLFGSSATSSTRAPTRASEDNDDSLNRLFNDTVTDVEDLAGDKMEEVKGNLNFEHVELPHPLHKGPPLMSQLNIKVSGGQTLAIVPLDEGTLNPFELLVERFYDPAKGGLFLDGTNLQSLDLSWLRSQIAVVSHRCFMPHYSIADNIAYGNDNRAWALTRREIEDAAYSAHAHEFILELSKGYDTVCEEDEVVISESQKLRIVIARAIIRGSPIVVLEELLQEEEAVNEATSIICRNKTCLIFTRRQQTVEAADQIVLLYRGRILEQGTPQELRGLGRLYHLLTYLETGD